From the genome of Corallococcus macrosporus DSM 14697:
ACGAGAATGTCCGCTCCTGTGCTGCTGCACACGCGCTTGAGTTCGCTCCAGTTCAGGGAGAACCTGTTCTGTTGGAGTTTGCTGCCCACCCAGGGCGTATCCGGACACGAGCGGAGTACGCGCTCAAGGCGTGGCGCGAGGGCACGCTCACGTTCCCGTGAGCGATATGGGTTGGCCGAATAGGGGAATGGGCGGGTAATCAGACATGTCAGCCGGGGATGGACGCTGAAAAGGCGGTGGCGGAGCGCGACCAGGGCACTCCGGGACGTCGTCATGGATGAGCGGGTGCCCCGCCGCTGGGGAGGCGCCGAGGCGCTCGCGCTGGGACGAGGCGGCGTCACAGCGGTCGCTCGTGCGGCGGGCCTGGCGCGCACGACGGTGCGCGCGGGGCACGACGAGGCTGGCCGCGGAGTTGGAGAAGCACGGCTACAATCGGAGACAACAGCACCTGGGTGTCGGTGGGGGTGGACCACGACACGCCCGTCTTCGCCGTCAACGCGAGAAGCCGAGTCTGGAAGGCCGAGTCGCAGCAACTGACGGACGCGATGGGGCTTCGCATCAGCGTCTGCCACTTCCTGCCCGGTACGAGCAAATGGCACAAGGTGGAGCATCGCCTCCCCAGCCACATCCGCATGAACTGGAGAGGCCGCCCACTGGAGGACTCAGTCCATCAACTGCCGCGACAAGTAGACGTGGTGCAGCGCCCACCGGCGCGCGTTGAGCAGCGGGTCCGAGTCGTTGGAGTGCCCGCCGTCCGTGTTCTCGTAATAGAGGTACGGCAGCCCCATGGCCGCCAGGCGCGCCGCGAACTTCCGCGCGTGGCCCGGGTGGACGCGGTCATCCTTGGTGTTGGTGGTGATGTATGGCGCGGGGTAGCGCACGCCCTCGCGCAGGTTCTGGTAGGCGGAGTACTTCGAGATGAACGCCGCGTCCCCGGGCACCTCCGGGTTGCCGTACTCGCCCACCCACGACGCGCCCGCCGGCAGCTTGTGGTAGCGCATCATGTCGATGAGCGGGCTCTCGATGACGGCCGCGTTGAACAGGTCCGGGCGCTGCGTCATCGCCACGCTGGTGAGGACGCCGCCGTTGGAGCGGCCATAGATGCCCATGCGGCGCGGGGCGCTGACCTTCCTCTTCACCAGGTCCTCCATCACCGCCGCGAAGTCGTCGAACGCGCGCTGACGGTGCTCGCGCAGGGCCGCCTGGTGCCAGCGCGGACCGAACTCGCCGCCGCCCCGGATGTTGGCGACGACGTAGGCCCCGCCGCGCGCCATCCACAGCCTGCCCTCCTCCGGCAGGTAGACGGGCGGCTTGGACACCTGGAAGCCGCCATAGCCATACACCAGCGTCGGAATCGTCCCGTCGAGCTTCCGCGCCTTGGGCCGCACCAGGAAATAGGGAATCCGGGTGCCGTCCTTCGACTTCGTCCAGTACTGGTCCACCCGGAGCTTCGAGGCATCGAAGCGCGCGGGCAGCGACTTCACCTTCTTCACCGTGCCCGCCTTCGCGTCCGCCAGCCACAGCGCCGTCGGCTCGAGGAAGCCCTGGGACTTCACGAAGAAGCGCTCATGCGAGGACGACGTCGCGGCGATGGCGACCGAGGCGTTCTTCGGCAGGGCCAGGCGCTTGCGGCGCCAGCGCCCCTTCGCCGGCGTGTAGACGTCCAGCGCGCCCTTCACGTCCTCATAGAGGCTCACCAGCACCCGGCTCCGCGTCGCCGCCACGGCTTCGATGGCCTGACGCGCCCCCGGCTGGAACAGCAGCGTGGGCTTCGCCTTCGCCGGGTCCGCCTTCAGCGCGTCCAGCGGGTACGCCAGCAGCGCGCCCTGCTTGAAGCCGCCCCAGTCCTCCTCGATCGTGAAGACGACCTGCCCCTCCACGAAGGCCTGGAGCGAGGACTTCCGGGGCAGCGGGAGCCGGACGGGCGCCGCGTCGCCCAGCAGGTAGTGCTCCGATTCGAAGAAGGTCACCGCGCGGTTGACCACCACGCCCCGGAGCGCGCCCTCCGAGTCCCGCAGCGGGAAGGCAGACGCGGAGACGTCGGTGCGCTCGCCCCGGAACACCTCCTGCGCCTCCGACAGCGGCGTGCCACGCTTCCACCGCTTGAGCACGAAGGGGTAGCCCGACTCCGTGAGGGTGCCCCCGCCCCAGTCACGCCCCACCAGCAGCGTGTCCGCGTCCAGCCACGACGCGGACAGCTTGCCCTCGGGCACCTGGAAGCCGCCCTCCACGAAGGCCTTGGCGGTGGCGTCGAACTCGCGCAGCTCGACGGCGTCCTTGCCGCCGTTCG
Proteins encoded in this window:
- a CDS encoding prolyl oligopeptidase family serine peptidase — translated: MRRAYVASLLTGLLTTSVAMAEDTQDPFLWLEEVHGEKALEWVRAQNARTLAVLEKDPRFETFHAQALELLTSTDRIPSPRFRAGGVDNFWQDRGNPRGLWRHASLEGYVGAQTPWQTVLDVDALAKAEKANWVWKGRNCLPPADQRCLISLSNGGKDAVELREFDATAKAFVEGGFQVPEGKLSASWLDADTLLVGRDWGGGTLTESGYPFVLKRWKRGTPLSEAQEVFRGERTDVSASAFPLRDSEGALRGVVVNRAVTFFESEHYLLGDAAPVRLPLPRKSSLQAFVEGQVVFTIEEDWGGFKQGALLAYPLDALKADPAKAKPTLLFQPGARQAIEAVAATRSRVLVSLYEDVKGALDVYTPAKGRWRRKRLALPKNASVAIAATSSSHERFFVKSQGFLEPTALWLADAKAGTVKKVKSLPARFDASKLRVDQYWTKSKDGTRIPYFLVRPKARKLDGTIPTLVYGYGGFQVSKPPVYLPEEGRLWMARGGAYVVANIRGGGEFGPRWHQAALREHRQRAFDDFAAVMEDLVKRKVSAPRRMGIYGRSNGGVLTSVAMTQRPDLFNAAVIESPLIDMMRYHKLPAGASWVGEYGNPEVPGDAAFISKYSAYQNLREGVRYPAPYITTNTKDDRVHPGHARKFAARLAAMGLPYLYYENTDGGHSNDSDPLLNARRWALHHVYLSRQLMD